From the genome of Streptacidiphilus rugosus AM-16, one region includes:
- a CDS encoding DUF2690 domain-containing protein, whose protein sequence is MLIALTSAAVGAAVGAYLAAPQGEPTTRAQASPPIRHASAPGTSTASPPPCDGVGCAGKDPQSTGCVTDSKSLTTQNVGKIVIYLHYSARCHAAWGGLTDAEPGDYATITTSTGDTQTAKVHWGYDNYSMMVDASDPAVGLQVCGYPPKGHGCTNTLTPPPAPTWSPHA, encoded by the coding sequence GTGCTGATCGCCCTGACCTCCGCGGCCGTCGGCGCAGCGGTCGGCGCCTACCTCGCGGCGCCACAGGGCGAGCCGACGACGCGGGCCCAGGCCTCCCCGCCGATCCGGCACGCGTCGGCGCCCGGCACGTCGACCGCCTCACCGCCGCCGTGCGACGGCGTCGGCTGCGCAGGCAAGGACCCGCAGTCGACCGGCTGCGTGACCGACTCGAAGAGCCTGACCACCCAGAACGTCGGAAAGATCGTCATCTACCTGCACTACAGCGCGCGCTGCCACGCCGCCTGGGGCGGCCTGACCGACGCCGAGCCCGGTGACTACGCCACCATCACCACCAGCACGGGCGACACGCAGACCGCCAAGGTCCACTGGGGCTACGACAACTACTCGATGATGGTCGACGCGAGCGATCCGGCCGTGGGCCTCCAGGTCTGCGGCTACCCGCCGAAGGGTCACGGCTGCACGAACACGCTGACCCCGCCGCCTGCGCCGACCTGGAGTCCGCACGCCTGA